From Etheostoma spectabile isolate EspeVRDwgs_2016 chromosome 8, UIUC_Espe_1.0, whole genome shotgun sequence, a single genomic window includes:
- the cd82b gene encoding CD82 molecule b — MGKGCITVTKYFLFLFNLLFFIFGAVIMGFGLWVLFDNQSFIAVLQESSDTVKVAAYILIGVGSLSMAMGFFGCIGGIYEIRCLLGLYFTCLLLILIAQVTAGVLIYFQRDRLKYEMSNIIQGMLINYTGQNRTTEHTWDYVQRTMKCCGWMGPGNWSENILIKNSSQNLYSCSCRNETLHGTDIKVVGLCEHLSTKLPIYETGCATSVEKWLLDNCGVILAICVGVAVIELLGMILSMCLCKSVVVEDYTKVPKY, encoded by the exons ATGGGGAAAGGATGCATTACAGTCACCAAGTACTTTCTATTCCTCTTCAACCTCCTCTTCTTT ATCTTTGGAGCAGTGATCATGGGCTTTGGCCTGTGGGTCCTCTTTGATAACCAGAGCTTCATTGCTGTTCTAC AGGAATCATCAGACACAGTAAAAGTGGCAGCCTACATCCTCATCGGAGTGGGTTCCTTGTCAATGGCCATGGGCTTCTTTGGCTGCATAGGAGGGATCTACGAAATTCGTTGTCTGCTGGGTCTG TACTTCACCTGCCTCCTGCTCATCCTCATCGCCCAGGTCACTGCTGGAGTTCTCATCTACTTCCAAAGAGATCGG TTGAAATACGAGATGTCCAACATCATACAAGGTATGCTAATCAACTACACTGGCCAGAACAGGACCACCGAGCACACCTGGGACTATGTTCAGAGGACG ATGAAGTGCTGTGGCTGGATGGGTCCAGGCAACTGGTCTGAGAACATTTTGATCAAGAACAGCTCTCAGAACCTCTACTCCTGTTCCTGTCGCAATGAGACCCTGCATGGCACGGACATCAAGGTCGTAGGCCTGTGTGAGCACCTGTCCACAAAACTACCCATCTACGAAACG GGCTGTGCAACCAGCGTTGAGAAATGGCTCCTGGACAACTGTGGAGTTATTCTGGCAATCTGTGTTGGTGTGGCAGTCATTGAG CTCCTTgggatgatcctctccatgtGTCTGTGCAAGAGTGTTGTCGTGGAGGATTATACCAAAGTACCGAAGTACTGA